One genomic segment of Nothobranchius furzeri strain GRZ-AD chromosome 10, NfurGRZ-RIMD1, whole genome shotgun sequence includes these proteins:
- the LOC129160084 gene encoding uncharacterized protein, whose protein sequence is MAEQTFLRGAINDVLPDLAEVSKEILEETLKSIGVETYNDFQFIAEDDLLSALRPVQARKALAAWKSRYQDRESSRSPVCTSPETPASLHSSSPLSVSSNSNSNQTSEIDWVDTFEIPWRKFPEELMQSLERGKRPSPKMRREMVRIVVSEMMKKSSSIGKRSSTEVAKKMVAKYPKSLQDVIEGDVIGPGYHSLVKQLQYRLENVKRSAVPKIRKRKHCSENSDTDEITPEQRASVQDTYGCINWDVKFLPLGETPESQQLKKEKLKTMCPQKEANPEEIKQLMKATFYTQRKDVNQGKSIREILKEWPLLFEEVGMAVHYKGLTGLGLKETFMRNMDLKGKRLLNYMNTVCVNKNKRFFQAQTKLKMIRGELDGSSEDVKEMVLLLLHYFDEKEEAMFFYVEDTCLAEEVQMENVPMTPTVIVCGRSCYYAKRFMLSVDQEVGHNNISCFISAFCMMFGSYYCLNIHYPSGLACTLEFLQRCFFSINPEKGTKVEETGKSRLHVNPRVLTLIQELSDHEWRDV, encoded by the exons ATGGCAGAACAAACATTTCTACGTGGTGCTATCAATGACGTATTGCCTGACCTCGCAGAGGTTTCAAAAGAAATCCTCGAAGAAACTTTAAAGTCAATTGGAGTGGAAACTTACAACGACTTCCAATTTATTGCCGAGGATGACTTGCTATCAGCGTTGAGGCCAGTACAAGCCAGAAAAGCCCTTGCTGCTTGGAAATCCAGAT ACCAGGATCGTGAAAGCAGCAGGTCTCCAGTTTGTACTTCACCAGAAACTCCTGCATCTCTGCATTCTTCTTCCCCACTGAGCGTGTCATCAAACTCCAACAGCAACCAGACATCTGAAATCGACTGGGTGGATACCTTTGAGATACCATGGAGAAAGTTTCCAGAGGAACTGATGCAGTCATTGGAGAGAGGAAAACGGCCAAGTCCAAAAATGAGGAGGGAGATGGTCAGGATTGTGGTATCAGAAATGATGAAAAAAAGTTCTTCCATAGGTAAAAGAAGTTCAACAGAAGTAGCAAAAAAGATGGTGGCAAAATATCCAAAATCTCTACAAGACGTCATCGAGGGTGATGTCATTGGCCCTGGCTATCATTCTCTGGTCAAACAACTGCAATATCGACTAGAGAACGTGAAGCGATCTGCAGTTCCCAAAATAAGAAAGCGAAAGCACTGCTCTGAAAACTCAGACACTGATGAAATTACTCCAGAACAGCGAGCTTCTGTTCAAGACACTTATGGATGCATCAACTGGGATGTAAAATTCCTGCCACTTGGAGAAACCCCTGAAAGCCAGCAGCTGAAGAAGGAAAAGCTTAAGACAATGTGTCCCCAAAAGGAGGCAAATCCTGAGGAAATAAAGCAATTAATGAAGGCAACTTTCTACACACAGCGCAAAGATGTTAACCAGGGGAAAAGCATCCGAGAGATCTTGAAAGAGTGGCCACTTTTATTTGAAGAAGTTGGCATGGCTGTCCACTACAAAGGACTAACTGGGCTTGGACTGAAGGAAACATTCATGCGGAACATGGATCTGAAGGGAAAACGACTGCTAAACTACATGAACACTGtttgtgtgaacaagaacaaacggTTTTTCCAGGCTCAAACAAAGCTGAAGATGATAAGAGGAGAACTGGATGGCTCTTCCGAAGATGTTAAAGAGATGGTGCTCCTACTTCTTCACTACTTTGATGAAAAGGAAGAAGCAATGTTTTTCTATGTGGAGGACACATGTCTGGCTGAAGAAGTACAGATGGAAAATGTCCCCATGACACCTACCGTCATTGTGTGTG GGCGATCCTGCTATTATGCTAAACGGTTCATGTTGAGTGTGGATCAAGAAGTTGGGCACAACAACATCTCCTGCTTCATCTCTGCATTTTGCATGATGTTTGGGAGCTACTACTGCCTGAACATTCATTACCCATCAGGTCTAGCGTGCACACTGGAGTTTCTGCAGAG GTGTTTCTTCTCTATCAACCCGGAAAAGGGCACCAAAGTGGAAGAAACCGGCAAATCCAGACTGCATGTGAACCCCCGAGTCCTCACCTTGATTCAAGAACTTTCAGATCATGAGTGGCGTGATGTCTGA